The following coding sequences lie in one Bacteroidota bacterium genomic window:
- a CDS encoding NADP oxidoreductase — protein sequence MSKPVIATTSLAGCFGCHMSILDIDERILQLIELVEFNKSPVDDIKTFTKPVDIGIIEGGCCNSENVEVLRSFRKNCKILISLGECAIMGGLPAMRNGIPVEECIEEAYLNGPTVQLNKERILPNDDELPMLLDRVYPCHEIVKIDYFLPGCPPRADLIWEALVALITGNPLKLPYEVVKFD from the coding sequence ATGAGTAAACCAGTAATCGCAACTACTTCATTGGCAGGATGTTTTGGCTGCCATATGTCCATACTCGATATTGACGAACGCATATTGCAGCTCATCGAGCTGGTCGAATTTAACAAATCGCCGGTCGACGATATCAAGACCTTCACCAAGCCGGTGGACATCGGCATCATCGAAGGAGGCTGTTGCAACAGCGAAAACGTGGAGGTGCTGCGTTCGTTTCGCAAAAACTGCAAGATTCTGATCTCGCTGGGCGAATGTGCCATCATGGGCGGACTGCCTGCCATGCGGAACGGCATCCCGGTGGAGGAGTGCATCGAGGAAGCCTACCTGAACGGGCCGACTGTGCAGCTCAACAAAGAACGCATCCTGCCCAACGATGATGAGCTGCCAATGCTGCTCGACCGGGTGTATCCCTGCCACGAGATCGTCAAGATTGACTATTTCCTGCCGGGCTGCCCGCCACGAGCCGACCTGATATGGGAAGCGCTAGTGGCCCTGATCACCGGCAATCCGCTCAAATTGCCCTATGAAGTTGTAAAGTTTGACTAA
- a CDS encoding (2Fe-2S)-binding protein: MSELIKFKIDGTECMAESGTYIVEAARQNGIYIPTLCNMPGVKPKGACRICTVRINGRLMTSCTTPVTMGMEIESNTEQINELRKSIVELLFVSGNHFCPACEKSGNCELQALGYYYQMMVPRFPYDFPQKGVDASSPYIIKDQNRCIMCKRCIKAIRDDQGRPLFAFRNRGNHLEVVLDEDLGKQMTPELAEAAMNACPVGSILVKEKGFVQPIGQRKFDHKPIGSDVAV, translated from the coding sequence ATGAGCGAACTGATCAAATTTAAAATCGACGGCACAGAATGCATGGCCGAAAGCGGTACTTATATTGTTGAGGCTGCAAGGCAAAACGGGATTTATATCCCCACCCTGTGCAATATGCCCGGCGTCAAACCCAAAGGGGCATGCCGCATCTGCACGGTGCGCATCAACGGTCGGCTTATGACTTCGTGTACCACACCCGTAACCATGGGCATGGAAATTGAAAGCAACACAGAGCAAATCAATGAGTTGCGAAAAAGTATCGTGGAACTGCTGTTTGTGAGTGGCAACCATTTCTGCCCCGCATGCGAAAAAAGCGGAAACTGCGAACTGCAGGCGCTTGGCTACTACTATCAGATGATGGTGCCGCGGTTCCCCTACGACTTCCCGCAGAAAGGTGTCGATGCCTCTTCGCCTTATATCATCAAAGACCAGAACCGTTGCATCATGTGCAAACGTTGCATCAAAGCCATACGCGACGATCAGGGACGCCCGCTCTTTGCTTTCCGCAACCGGGGAAACCACCTGGAAGTGGTGCTCGACGAGGATCTGGGCAAGCAGATGACCCCTGAGCTGGCCGAAGCCGCCATGAATGCCTGCCCAGTAGGCTCAATCCTGGTAAAAGAAAAAGGCTTCGTTCAACCCATCGGCCAGCGAAAATTCGATCATAAACCCATCGGCAGCGATGTGGCCGTTTAA
- a CDS encoding NAD(P)H-dependent oxidoreductase subunit E, whose amino-acid sequence MENIAKLIAWKYGNDRTRLMDMLIEIQETEGYISKANARELAALLGTSLADIEQTISFYHFLSMKPRGKYSIYLNNSVVANMFGRQAIRDAFEKAAGIRFGEVTPDGLIGLFDTACIGMSDQEPAAIINNKVFTRLTPFRAKEIIRYIREGRSLNELVHEGFGDGKNQDPRLRAMVSSNIRRKGMVLSDNYHYGKVLREKLTVMSPEAVIAEVKHSHLRGRGGAGFPTGFKWEFCRRAKGDKHYVVCNADEGEPGTFKDRVILTEKPELVFEGMTVAGYAIGGDQGILYLRYEYRYMKDYLEGVLQNMRNEGLLGKNICGIEGFNFDIRIQYGAGAYVCGEESALLESLEGKRGEPRDKPPFPVEKGYLDQPTIINNVETFATVVRIIENGGEWFTQFGTDDSTGTKILSISGDCMFPGVYEVNWGFNVADMLDMVGAYDVQAVQVGGPSGTLIGPDEFYRTLGYSDLSTGGSMIIFGKQRNLLRDVVLNFMEFFIDESCGSCSTCRNMPQVMRNKLLKILNGRGVKKDLDELREWGKVLQASRCGLGQTAGNPIISSLKNFPHLYEQLLQKDKDFDQGFDLEASVKAANAYVGRKAVFHHHEH is encoded by the coding sequence ATGGAAAACATCGCAAAACTCATTGCGTGGAAGTATGGCAACGACCGCACACGCCTGATGGACATGCTGATCGAGATCCAGGAAACGGAGGGTTACATCAGCAAAGCCAACGCACGCGAGTTGGCTGCGCTTCTGGGTACCTCTTTGGCTGATATCGAGCAGACCATCAGTTTTTACCATTTTCTGAGTATGAAGCCAAGGGGAAAGTATTCCATCTACCTGAACAACAGTGTTGTAGCCAACATGTTCGGGCGTCAGGCTATTCGGGATGCTTTTGAAAAGGCGGCCGGCATTCGCTTTGGCGAGGTAACTCCCGACGGTTTGATCGGGCTGTTCGACACGGCCTGCATCGGCATGAGCGACCAGGAGCCGGCGGCCATCATCAACAACAAGGTGTTTACCAGGCTTACCCCTTTCAGGGCCAAAGAGATTATAAGGTACATCCGCGAAGGCCGCTCGCTCAACGAACTGGTGCACGAAGGGTTTGGCGATGGCAAAAACCAGGATCCCCGGCTCCGGGCGATGGTTTCGAGCAACATTCGCCGCAAAGGCATGGTGCTTTCGGACAACTACCACTATGGCAAGGTGTTGCGCGAGAAGCTGACCGTGATGTCGCCCGAGGCTGTCATTGCCGAGGTGAAACATAGTCACCTGCGGGGCAGGGGAGGGGCAGGCTTCCCCACCGGTTTCAAGTGGGAGTTTTGCCGCCGGGCCAAAGGAGATAAACATTATGTGGTATGCAATGCCGACGAAGGCGAACCGGGCACTTTCAAAGACAGGGTTATCCTGACCGAAAAGCCCGAACTTGTGTTCGAAGGCATGACCGTAGCCGGATATGCCATCGGAGGCGACCAGGGCATCCTCTATCTGCGTTATGAGTACCGCTACATGAAGGATTATCTGGAAGGCGTGTTGCAAAACATGCGCAACGAAGGCCTGCTGGGCAAAAACATCTGCGGTATTGAAGGCTTCAACTTTGATATCCGCATCCAATATGGTGCAGGCGCTTATGTGTGCGGCGAGGAATCGGCCTTGCTTGAGTCGCTCGAAGGTAAACGTGGCGAGCCACGCGACAAACCACCTTTCCCGGTCGAAAAGGGCTATCTCGATCAGCCTACTATAATAAACAATGTGGAAACCTTTGCCACGGTGGTGCGCATCATCGAAAACGGAGGCGAATGGTTTACCCAATTTGGAACCGACGACTCCACGGGAACGAAAATTCTCAGCATATCCGGCGATTGCATGTTCCCCGGGGTGTACGAGGTCAACTGGGGGTTCAACGTAGCCGATATGCTCGACATGGTTGGTGCCTACGATGTGCAGGCAGTGCAGGTGGGCGGGCCTTCGGGTACACTCATCGGTCCTGATGAGTTTTATCGTACCCTCGGCTACAGCGACCTTTCTACAGGCGGCTCGATGATCATCTTCGGCAAGCAGCGCAATCTGCTCCGCGATGTGGTGCTCAATTTCATGGAATTCTTCATCGACGAGTCATGCGGGTCGTGTTCCACCTGCCGCAACATGCCGCAGGTAATGCGCAACAAGTTGCTCAAGATCCTAAACGGACGGGGCGTGAAAAAAGACCTGGATGAATTGCGTGAGTGGGGTAAAGTGCTTCAGGCCAGTCGTTGCGGATTAGGCCAGACAGCGGGCAACCCCATCATTTCGAGCCTGAAAAACTTCCCTCATCTGTACGAACAATTGCTGCAGAAAGACAAAGACTTCGACCAGGGTTTCGACCTCGAAGCTTCGGTTAAGGCTGCCAATGCTTACGTGGGCCGTAAGGCCGTGTTTCACCATCACGAACATTAA